One window of the Archangium primigenium genome contains the following:
- a CDS encoding YfhO family protein, with the protein MAFPSSWRSSRFAAPGVLLLASLALYGGGLLPDRAFFVRDVLRYYWPMQATHWRLGAVPQWNPFHQGGLPFLADIHSGVLYPPNLLFAVLSFPTAYALLLVLHHAVGQWGMFTFLRGQGFEPPAAFTGALAFGLSGYVASLCDLGPLVSGLAWVPWVLATLQAPLVRPRKLALLALLILLLLLSGDPQSGLYAAIAAAVHVLWYPGRIRQWVTLAGAGVLGLLLAGAQVVPTLWLLAESTRNADTPAHVTSWSLPWPRLLEFAIPYPFGEYLGQPPFWAWSMIHGPSPTPFAFSVYLGITVWVLAVLGARRERFTGFALTLCGGGVLLALGQDSPLSFLFAHAPLSLFRYPEKYVVLVALGGAGLAASGARAVLADVPWRRLLGLGVAALLLGVVLGLLWAEPPALLAWVRAGLRTRPPQEVLLLAARSVRTALVFMVALLGLVALARRVPAVRGALPVLLPLLVAGDLLWTARSTVILGPRSLYTQEPQLLSRLREEVGTPPTRLLRMDAMLAEQAPGSRTLEEVIRLSQYGVESLVSNLPGVHGLEELTTYGGVELWRWRAFTSALAVNPPLMARLYGTCLWTTSSAPRFHFGEELTRVASGPASIDVRRLSDCPARLRTASRTTPVAEPNEALALLRTERLDGLQHVAVEQGAARTYGAARVEEMQLDARSARARVVAGPGGTFVVFATTFYPGWSATVEGEEVPVYAVNGAHMGIEVPEGDHRIDFAFTDPGLVSGVQASLVGLLLLGLVLLRGREDKAPPPAPAR; encoded by the coding sequence ATGGCATTTCCTTCTTCCTGGCGGTCCAGCCGCTTCGCCGCGCCTGGCGTGCTGCTGCTCGCGTCCCTGGCCCTCTACGGTGGGGGCCTGCTGCCCGACCGGGCCTTCTTCGTGCGCGACGTGCTGCGCTACTACTGGCCCATGCAGGCCACGCACTGGCGGCTCGGCGCCGTGCCGCAGTGGAACCCCTTCCACCAGGGGGGCCTGCCCTTCCTCGCGGACATCCACTCGGGCGTGCTCTACCCGCCCAACCTCCTCTTCGCCGTCCTCTCCTTCCCCACCGCCTACGCGCTGTTGCTCGTGCTGCACCACGCCGTGGGCCAGTGGGGCATGTTCACCTTCCTGCGGGGCCAGGGCTTCGAGCCGCCCGCCGCGTTCACCGGCGCGCTGGCCTTCGGCTTGTCGGGCTATGTCGCCAGTCTGTGTGACCTGGGCCCGCTCGTGTCGGGCCTGGCCTGGGTGCCCTGGGTGCTCGCCACGCTCCAGGCGCCGCTCGTGCGTCCGCGCAAGCTCGCGCTGCTGGCGCTGCTCATCCTGCTGTTGCTCCTCTCGGGCGACCCCCAGTCCGGCCTGTACGCGGCGATCGCGGCCGCGGTGCATGTCCTGTGGTACCCCGGGCGCATCCGCCAGTGGGTGACGCTCGCGGGCGCCGGGGTGCTGGGCCTGCTGCTCGCCGGCGCGCAGGTGGTCCCCACGCTCTGGCTGCTGGCGGAGTCGACGCGCAACGCGGACACGCCCGCGCACGTGACGAGCTGGAGCCTGCCCTGGCCGCGGCTGCTCGAGTTCGCCATCCCCTACCCTTTCGGGGAGTACCTGGGGCAGCCCCCGTTCTGGGCCTGGTCCATGATCCACGGTCCGAGCCCCACCCCCTTCGCGTTCAGCGTCTACCTGGGCATCACCGTGTGGGTGCTCGCCGTGCTGGGCGCGCGGCGCGAGCGGTTCACGGGCTTCGCGCTGACCCTGTGCGGGGGCGGCGTGCTCCTGGCGCTGGGCCAGGACTCGCCGCTGTCCTTCCTGTTCGCGCATGCCCCGCTGAGCCTCTTCCGCTACCCGGAGAAGTACGTCGTGCTGGTGGCGCTGGGCGGCGCGGGGCTCGCCGCGTCGGGCGCGAGGGCGGTGCTCGCGGACGTCCCGTGGCGCCGACTGCTCGGACTCGGCGTGGCGGCCCTGCTGCTCGGGGTCGTGCTCGGGCTGCTCTGGGCCGAGCCTCCCGCGCTCCTCGCGTGGGTGAGGGCGGGCCTGCGCACCCGTCCGCCCCAGGAGGTGCTCCTGCTCGCGGCGCGCTCGGTGCGCACGGCGCTGGTCTTCATGGTCGCCCTGCTCGGGCTCGTGGCGCTCGCGCGGCGTGTGCCCGCCGTCCGCGGTGCCCTGCCCGTCCTGCTTCCCCTGCTCGTGGCGGGAGATCTGCTGTGGACGGCGCGCTCGACGGTGATCCTCGGGCCCCGCTCGCTCTACACCCAGGAGCCCCAATTGCTCTCCCGGCTGCGCGAGGAGGTGGGCACCCCGCCCACGCGGCTGTTGCGCATGGACGCGATGCTCGCCGAGCAGGCCCCGGGCAGCCGGACCCTGGAGGAGGTGATCCGGCTGAGCCAGTACGGAGTGGAATCCCTCGTCAGCAACCTGCCTGGAGTCCATGGCCTGGAGGAGCTCACCACCTACGGCGGCGTGGAGCTGTGGCGGTGGAGGGCCTTCACGAGCGCGCTCGCCGTGAATCCGCCCTTGATGGCGCGGCTCTATGGCACCTGCCTGTGGACGACCTCCTCCGCGCCGCGCTTCCACTTCGGAGAGGAGCTGACGCGCGTCGCGTCCGGGCCGGCGTCCATCGACGTGCGGCGCTTGAGCGATTGCCCCGCGCGGCTGCGCACGGCCTCGCGCACCACCCCCGTGGCGGAGCCGAACGAGGCGCTCGCCCTGTTGCGAACCGAACGACTCGATGGGCTCCAGCACGTCGCCGTGGAGCAAGGCGCCGCGAGGACCTACGGCGCCGCGCGGGTGGAGGAGATGCAGCTCGACGCCCGGAGCGCGCGGGCCCGGGTGGTGGCGGGCCCGGGCGGCACCTTCGTCGTCTTCGCGACCACGTTCTACCCAGGGTGGTCGGCCACCGTGGAGGGCGAGGAGGTGCCCGTGTACGCCGTCAATGGCGCGCACATGGGCATCGAGGTGCCCGAGGGCGATCACCGGATCGACTTCGCGTTCACCGACCCCGGGCTCGTGTCCGGCGTCCAGGCGAGCCTCGTGGGCTTGCTGCTGCTCGGGCTCGTGCTGCTGCGCGGCCGTGAGGACAAAGCGCCGCCGCCCGCCCCCGCGCGCTAG
- a CDS encoding carbohydrate binding domain-containing protein — protein sequence MQRVKSLIGPSLSALALLCASSASAQIAAAHVYHNHMPNFWAYYDVSKYASTPVGGPVRYMYDAQVIELKKNPPPNYTYYLPSGAPMPHDDLVTYYSHHAKTGAYQSWPQSVAADMKANAPTGQVHVTMSGAVVNNVQDLNTLRNVSGYDNSGWGASWKDRASTLLTPGGHRTLDLIHFTGHHSMGPLVGPEYFLKDLIYQNVTLAQPYFLGGAFQSSKGFFPTELGFSERLIPTLAKLGVQWAVIGDNHFSRTLKDYPYLNEPGSDTLVSPPNRADLQNTSTVGSWVSLAMAHEQQVIKNKYPFASTPHWVRYVDPATGAESRVVGVPVNQNGSWLEGWEGEATVDVVNLKSFEGLVPQKQFFVIAHDGDNSSGRAGSESTWYNGRSVTCASGVQCMGISEYLLNHTPAATDVVHVQDGSWVDTRDSSSDPQWHHWKLPFGIWKGQFPAFNQATGLNLAPKTNLHGVQEGMTVSLEHGWHYLERNFALLQAALNHAKTAEQIWLDAHPNHWSPGTAMDRQITHTGNQLNPWMLSYPVKGDAANDWAGGANPAELAWYFLLPALDSGFGYYDENQDDNVKPTLAFNQSLYFSKPYVQERLAQDKTGPSVWWPQRWPYNPGSANTDKSEGWTLHFFNNQFALYTYAYDVSGITSIKARVRVHTNKSIDPLDNTHKVYDPAGRKAAGVPNIDTSRVGTWVDYPLTRRELKPVMNGVAWQPAYLPVMAKVPAQEIGDLYYVYLGNYRDQLLDYYIEATDSRGNVTRSEIQSVYVGSGRYSLVGGKYIEDPQGAVQGTHPFLVVDTTAPSVPTGLSVPAKTDRSVTLGWSAATDNVGVTGYDVFRDGTQVGSSPGTTYTDSGLTPGTQYSYTVRAKDAAGNVSGRSTALAVATLPPDTTAPSVPTGLTASGTTSASVALTWTASTDNYGVTGYDVFRGTTQVATVTSTSYSDTGLLPNTAYSYAVRARDAAGNTSAHSASLSITTLAGNSATVYYFNNNFASKYIHFRAGSGTWTTAPGYVMAAAEVAGYAKYTVNLGAATTLECVFNDGKGTWDNNKGNNYVLPAGTSTVKDGVVTRGAPTLDSTAPSVPTGLTATQTATSVSLAWTASTDASGIAGYDVYRAGALVGSPVSTSYTDSDLSAGTTYSYTVRARDTAGNASAPSAALSVTTGSTTGTSVTFTVTASTVMGQNVYLVGNHTALGGWNTGSALLLSSAAYPKWSVTLNLPGSTALEYKYIKKDGSGNVTWESGANRTTTTPASGTATLNDTWK from the coding sequence ATGCAACGAGTGAAGTCCCTGATCGGACCCTCGCTGTCGGCGCTCGCGCTGTTATGCGCTTCCTCGGCGAGTGCCCAGATCGCGGCGGCGCACGTCTATCACAACCACATGCCCAACTTCTGGGCTTACTACGACGTGAGCAAGTACGCGTCCACGCCGGTCGGAGGACCGGTGCGGTACATGTATGACGCGCAGGTCATCGAGCTGAAGAAGAACCCGCCGCCCAACTACACGTACTACCTGCCGTCGGGCGCGCCCATGCCGCACGACGATCTGGTCACCTATTACTCGCACCACGCGAAGACGGGCGCCTACCAGTCCTGGCCGCAGAGCGTGGCGGCGGACATGAAGGCCAACGCCCCCACCGGCCAGGTGCACGTCACCATGTCCGGCGCGGTGGTGAACAACGTGCAGGATCTCAACACCCTGCGCAACGTGTCCGGCTACGACAACAGCGGTTGGGGCGCGTCCTGGAAGGATCGCGCCAGCACGCTGCTGACGCCCGGGGGCCACCGCACCCTGGATCTCATCCACTTCACCGGCCACCACTCCATGGGGCCGCTGGTGGGACCGGAGTACTTCCTCAAGGATCTCATCTACCAGAACGTCACGCTCGCCCAGCCCTACTTCCTCGGCGGCGCCTTCCAGTCCTCCAAGGGCTTCTTCCCCACGGAGCTGGGCTTCTCCGAGCGGCTCATCCCCACGCTCGCGAAGCTGGGCGTGCAGTGGGCGGTGATCGGCGACAACCACTTCTCGCGCACGCTCAAGGACTACCCGTACCTGAACGAGCCGGGCTCGGACACGCTCGTGTCTCCGCCCAACCGCGCGGACCTGCAGAACACGAGCACGGTGGGCTCGTGGGTGAGCCTGGCCATGGCGCACGAGCAGCAGGTCATCAAGAACAAGTACCCCTTCGCGTCCACGCCGCACTGGGTGCGCTACGTGGACCCCGCCACGGGCGCCGAGTCGCGCGTCGTGGGCGTCCCCGTCAACCAGAACGGCTCGTGGCTGGAGGGCTGGGAGGGCGAGGCCACCGTGGACGTGGTCAACCTCAAGAGCTTCGAGGGGCTGGTGCCCCAGAAGCAGTTCTTCGTCATCGCGCACGACGGTGACAACTCGAGTGGCCGCGCGGGCTCCGAGTCCACCTGGTACAACGGCCGCTCCGTCACGTGCGCCAGCGGCGTGCAGTGCATGGGCATCTCCGAGTACCTCCTCAACCACACCCCCGCCGCCACCGACGTGGTGCACGTGCAGGACGGCTCGTGGGTGGACACGCGCGACTCCTCGTCCGATCCCCAGTGGCACCACTGGAAGCTGCCCTTCGGCATCTGGAAGGGCCAGTTCCCCGCGTTCAACCAGGCCACCGGCCTGAACCTGGCCCCCAAGACGAACCTCCATGGCGTGCAGGAGGGCATGACGGTCTCGCTCGAGCACGGCTGGCACTACCTCGAGCGCAACTTCGCCCTGCTCCAGGCGGCGCTCAACCACGCGAAGACGGCCGAGCAGATCTGGCTCGACGCGCACCCCAACCACTGGTCTCCGGGCACCGCGATGGACCGGCAGATCACCCACACGGGCAACCAGCTCAACCCCTGGATGCTGTCCTATCCCGTCAAGGGAGACGCGGCCAATGACTGGGCGGGCGGCGCCAACCCCGCCGAGCTCGCCTGGTACTTCCTGCTGCCCGCGCTGGACTCCGGCTTCGGCTACTACGACGAGAACCAGGACGACAACGTCAAGCCCACGCTGGCCTTCAACCAGTCCCTCTACTTCTCCAAGCCCTACGTGCAGGAGCGCCTCGCCCAGGACAAGACGGGCCCGTCCGTGTGGTGGCCGCAGCGCTGGCCCTACAACCCGGGCAGCGCCAACACGGACAAGTCCGAGGGCTGGACGCTGCACTTCTTCAACAACCAGTTCGCCCTCTACACCTATGCCTATGACGTGAGCGGCATCACCAGCATCAAGGCCCGGGTGCGCGTGCACACGAACAAGAGCATCGACCCGCTCGACAACACCCACAAGGTGTACGACCCGGCGGGGCGCAAGGCCGCGGGCGTGCCCAACATCGACACCTCGCGCGTGGGCACCTGGGTGGACTACCCGCTCACCCGGCGCGAACTCAAGCCGGTGATGAATGGCGTGGCCTGGCAGCCCGCGTACCTGCCCGTCATGGCGAAGGTGCCCGCGCAGGAGATCGGCGACCTCTACTACGTCTACCTGGGCAACTACCGCGACCAACTGCTCGACTACTACATCGAGGCCACCGACAGCCGGGGCAACGTCACCCGGAGCGAGATCCAGTCCGTCTACGTGGGCTCGGGCCGCTACAGCCTGGTGGGGGGCAAGTACATCGAGGATCCCCAGGGCGCGGTGCAGGGCACGCACCCGTTCCTGGTGGTGGACACCACCGCGCCCTCCGTCCCCACGGGCCTGAGCGTCCCGGCGAAGACGGATCGCTCGGTGACGCTCGGCTGGAGCGCGGCCACGGACAACGTGGGCGTCACGGGCTACGACGTGTTCCGTGACGGCACGCAGGTGGGCTCGAGCCCGGGCACGACCTATACGGACAGCGGCCTGACACCCGGCACCCAGTACAGCTACACCGTGCGGGCCAAGGACGCCGCGGGCAACGTGTCTGGCCGGAGCACCGCCCTGGCCGTGGCCACCCTGCCCCCGGACACCACCGCGCCCTCCGTCCCCACGGGGCTGACGGCCTCTGGGACGACGAGCGCCTCGGTGGCGCTCACCTGGACGGCCTCCACCGACAACTACGGCGTCACGGGCTACGACGTGTTCCGCGGCACGACCCAGGTCGCCACCGTCACGAGCACGAGCTACTCGGACACCGGCCTGCTGCCGAACACGGCCTACAGCTACGCGGTGCGGGCCAGGGACGCCGCGGGCAACACGTCCGCCCACAGCGCGAGCCTGAGCATCACCACCCTCGCGGGCAACAGCGCCACCGTCTATTATTTCAACAACAACTTCGCCTCCAAATACATCCACTTCCGCGCGGGCAGCGGCACGTGGACGACCGCGCCCGGCTACGTCATGGCCGCCGCCGAGGTCGCGGGTTACGCCAAGTACACCGTCAACCTGGGCGCCGCCACGACGCTCGAGTGTGTCTTCAACGATGGCAAGGGCACCTGGGACAACAACAAGGGCAACAACTACGTGCTGCCCGCGGGCACCTCCACCGTGAAGGATGGCGTCGTCACCCGCGGCGCGCCCACGCTCGACTCCACCGCGCCTTCCGTCCCCACGGGCCTCACGGCGACCCAGACGGCCACCAGCGTGTCCCTCGCGTGGACGGCCTCCACGGATGCCAGCGGCATCGCCGGGTATGACGTGTACCGCGCGGGGGCCCTGGTGGGCTCGCCCGTGTCCACGAGCTACACCGACAGCGACCTGAGCGCGGGCACCACGTACAGCTACACCGTGCGCGCGCGCGACACGGCGGGCAATGCCTCCGCGCCGAGCGCCGCCCTGAGCGTCACCACGGGCAGCACCACCGGCACGAGCGTCACCTTCACCGTGACGGCCAGCACCGTCATGGGACAGAACGTCTACCTGGTGGGCAACCACACCGCGCTCGGCGGGTGGAATACCGGCTCGGCGCTGCTCTTGTCCTCGGCCGCCTACCCGAAGTGGAGCGTGACGCTGAACCTGCCCGGCTCCACCGCGCTCGAATACAAGTACATCAAGAAAGATGGCTCCGGGAACGTCACCTGGGAGAGCGGCGCCAACCGCACGACCACGACGCCCGCCTCGGGCACCGCCACGCTCAACGACACCTGGAAGTAG